The Rhodobacter sp. CZR27 genome includes a window with the following:
- a CDS encoding outer membrane protein assembly factor BamD: protein MVKSGTRLLGMALCVALVSSCGVGSRKEPPLENFTAEQIYKRGEYELEARTKPDTAIRYFSEVERLYPYTEWAKRALIMQAYSYHKARLYEEARGAAQRFIDFYPGDEDAAYAQYLLALSYYDQIDEVGRDQGLTFQALQALRTVIETYPESEYAQSAVLKFDLAFDHLAGKEMEIGRYYLKRGHYTAAINRFRTVVEDFQTTTHTAEALHRLVESYLALGLVNEAQTAGAILGHNYRSSPFYDDSYQLLTGRGLKMEARGDSWLAKVYRQMIRGEWL from the coding sequence GCGGTTGCTCGGCATGGCCCTGTGCGTCGCGCTGGTTTCCAGCTGTGGCGTCGGCAGCCGGAAGGAGCCTCCGCTGGAAAACTTCACCGCCGAGCAGATCTACAAGCGCGGCGAATACGAACTCGAGGCGCGCACCAAGCCCGATACCGCGATCCGCTATTTCTCGGAGGTCGAGCGGCTTTATCCCTACACCGAATGGGCCAAGCGCGCGCTGATCATGCAGGCCTACAGCTACCACAAGGCCCGCCTTTATGAAGAGGCGCGCGGGGCGGCGCAGCGGTTCATCGACTTCTACCCGGGCGACGAGGATGCGGCCTATGCGCAATACCTGCTCGCGTTGTCCTATTACGACCAGATCGACGAGGTCGGCCGCGACCAGGGCCTGACCTTCCAGGCCCTTCAGGCCCTGCGCACCGTGATCGAGACCTATCCCGAAAGCGAATACGCCCAATCGGCGGTGCTGAAGTTCGATCTCGCCTTCGATCACCTTGCCGGCAAGGAGATGGAGATCGGCCGCTACTACCTGAAGCGCGGCCACTACACGGCGGCGATCAACCGCTTCCGCACCGTGGTCGAGGACTTCCAGACCACCACCCACACGGCCGAGGCGCTGCACCGGCTGGTCGAGTCCTACCTCGCGCTCGGGCTCGTGAACGAGGCGCAGACCGCAGGCGCGATCCTCGGCCACAACTATCGCTCCAGCCCGTTCTACGACGACAGCTACCAGCTTCTGACCGGCCGCGGCCTGAAGATGGAGGCGAGGGGCGACAGCTGGCTGGCGAAGGTCTACCGGCAGATGATCCGCGGCGAGTGGCTCTGA
- the recN gene encoding DNA repair protein RecN has product MLRSLDIRDMLIIDRLSLAFQPGLNVLTGETGAGKSILLDSLGFVLGWRGRAELVRSGADKGEVTAVFDLPAGHAARAVLDEAGIGAEDELILRRVNFADGRKTAWVNDRRVSGEVLRGLSDTLVELHGQHDDRGLLNPRGHRQMLDAFAGLDLTACRQAWSALGGARRALVDAEEALAAVRAEEDFLRHAVAELDKLDPQPGEEALLDTRRREMQGAERIRDDIARAHRALSAEGAESLMVDALRWLETASERAGGRLEAPLAALSRALIELGEAQDGVAGCLADLDFDPRDLEALEERLFAIRALARKHSVLPDELGTYAGELRERLAALDGGTRQIEKLRRAVTEAEAAWTAEADALSAARREAAGRLDAAMAAELAPLKMERAVFQTELTAADGGAEGHDAVAFTVATNPGAPSGPLNRIASGGELSRFLLALKVCLTGDSPGLTLIFDEIDRGVGGATADAVGRRLKALASGAQVLVVTHSPQVAALGAHHWRVEKRMAEGMTTSTVTPLGATERVEEIARMLAGDTITDAAREAARALLV; this is encoded by the coding sequence ATGCTGCGCTCGCTTGACATCCGTGACATGCTCATCATCGACCGGCTGTCGCTTGCGTTCCAGCCGGGGCTGAACGTCCTGACCGGTGAAACCGGCGCCGGCAAGTCGATCCTGCTCGACTCGCTGGGCTTCGTGCTGGGATGGCGCGGGCGCGCGGAACTCGTGCGCTCGGGCGCCGACAAGGGCGAGGTGACGGCGGTCTTCGACCTGCCGGCGGGTCACGCCGCACGCGCCGTGCTGGACGAGGCCGGGATCGGGGCCGAGGACGAGCTGATCCTGCGCCGGGTGAACTTCGCGGATGGCCGCAAGACAGCGTGGGTCAACGACCGGCGCGTCTCGGGCGAGGTGCTGCGCGGCCTGTCGGACACGCTGGTGGAACTGCACGGCCAGCATGACGACCGTGGCCTTCTGAACCCGCGCGGCCACCGCCAGATGCTCGACGCCTTCGCCGGCCTCGACCTGACGGCCTGCCGGCAGGCCTGGTCGGCGCTCGGCGGCGCGCGGCGGGCGCTGGTCGATGCCGAGGAGGCGCTGGCCGCCGTGCGCGCCGAGGAGGATTTCCTGCGCCATGCCGTGGCCGAGCTGGACAAGCTCGACCCCCAGCCGGGCGAGGAGGCGCTGCTCGACACCCGCCGGCGCGAGATGCAGGGCGCCGAGCGCATCCGCGACGACATCGCCCGCGCCCATCGGGCGCTGTCAGCCGAAGGCGCCGAGAGCCTGATGGTCGATGCGCTGCGCTGGCTCGAGACGGCGTCGGAGCGGGCCGGCGGCCGGCTCGAGGCGCCGCTTGCCGCCCTGTCACGCGCGCTGATCGAACTGGGCGAGGCGCAGGACGGCGTCGCGGGCTGCCTTGCCGATCTCGACTTCGACCCGCGCGACCTCGAGGCGCTGGAGGAGCGGCTGTTCGCGATCCGCGCGCTGGCGCGCAAGCATTCGGTCCTTCCGGACGAACTTGGCACCTATGCCGGCGAATTGCGCGAGCGCCTCGCGGCCCTCGACGGGGGCACGCGGCAGATCGAGAAGCTCCGTCGTGCCGTCACCGAGGCCGAGGCCGCGTGGACCGCCGAGGCCGATGCGCTGTCCGCCGCCCGGCGTGAGGCGGCCGGCCGGCTCGATGCCGCAATGGCGGCCGAACTGGCGCCGCTGAAGATGGAACGCGCGGTGTTCCAGACAGAGTTGACCGCAGCCGATGGCGGGGCGGAGGGTCACGACGCGGTGGCCTTCACGGTCGCCACGAACCCCGGCGCGCCGTCGGGGCCGCTGAACCGCATCGCCTCGGGCGGGGAACTGTCCCGCTTCCTCCTGGCGCTGAAGGTCTGCCTGACCGGCGACAGCCCCGGCCTGACACTGATCTTCGACGAGATCGACCGCGGCGTGGGCGGGGCGACGGCGGATGCCGTGGGGCGGCGCCTCAAGGCGCTGGCTTCAGGGGCGCAGGTCCTTGTGGTCACGCATTCGCCTCAGGTGGCGGCGCTGGGTGCGCATCACTGGCGGGTCGAGAAGCGGATGGCCGAAGGCATGACGACCTCGACCGTGACGCCGCTGGGCGCGACCGAACGGGTGGAAGAGATTGCGCGCATGCTGGCGGGCGACACGATCACGGATGCCGCGCGCGAGGCCGCACGGGCGCTTCTCGTCTAG